In Lasioglossum baleicum unplaced genomic scaffold, iyLasBale1 scaffold1771, whole genome shotgun sequence, the following proteins share a genomic window:
- the LOC143220958 gene encoding uncharacterized protein LOC143220958, whose product GDGKLLAHTTNTAIKPSPGHHSLPRKKTPSESRNSSTQQFQRAQSLRRSCLSPTQYHHQHHQHRQQESSLHFEYFVPRSVSEFNLAAAAVTDMAVPPPPPTSVLRPSSAVTPPIASASNTAPSTQTRLLECPGTATRSREKMVTFEDEGVSCATSTPTRKNASGLDNVFM is encoded by the coding sequence GGGGACGGGAAGCTCCTGGCCCACACGACCAACACTGCCATAAAGCCATCGCCAGGTCATCATTCTTTACCACGAAAAAAGACACCGTCTGAATCCAGAAACTCTTCGACCCAACAGTTTCAACGCGCGCAATCTTTAAGACGTAGCTGTCTGTCCCCGACGCAGTATCATCATCAGCATCATCAGCACCGTCAGCAGGAGAGTTCCTTGCATTTCGAATACTTCGTGCCTAGAAGCGTGAGCGAGTTCAACCTGGCAGCGGCAGCAGTCACCGACATGGCtgtaccaccgccgccgcctACTTCAGTTCTGCGTCCCTCGTCGGCTGTTACGCCGCCGATAGCCTCTGCATCGAACACCGCACCGTCTACTCAGACCAGGTTGCTAGAATGCCCTGGGACCGCGACCAGAAGCCGCGagaagatggtcacgttcgaggACGAAGGCGTGAGTTGCGCAACCTCTACACCCACTAGGAAAAATGCCTCCGGTTTGGATAATGTTTTCATGTGA
- the LOC143220957 gene encoding uncharacterized protein LOC143220957, producing MSCDLLPEWLNLFLDDVETTLCLPILLIMILCTVQFIINHAMDIGLTFYQNIMQKSDEDDDEDDKEKGEDLMSKIRGYLCNISCGFNNVNSKPEESVAPTIPRPNSQEEEWDYCEDDEVK from the exons ATGAGCTGCGATTTACTACCAGAATGGCTGAATCTTTTCCTCGATGATGTGGAAACTACTTTATGTTTGCCGATATTGCTCATCATGATTCTTTGTACTGttcaatttataattaatcACGCTATGGATATTGGACTTACCTTCTATCAGAATATAATGCAGAAATCGGATGAAGACGACGATGAAGATGACAAGGAGAAGGGTGAAGATTTAATGAGCAAGATTAGAG GGTATTTATGTAACATTTCTTGTGGATTTAATAATGTCAATTCGAAGCCGGAAGAAAGCGTAGCTCCAACTATACCTAGACCAAATTCGCAAGAAGAGGAGTGGGATTATTGCGAGGATGATGAAGTAAAATGA